The genomic region ACCACCGGCTCGGACAACCGGGTGGTGCGCATCGCCAAGGGCGACGGCCCCAAGCCGGTGCTCACCGGCATCCCGCGCGGCGGCCGCAACAACGGCGGCGCGCTGGCCAGGGACCGCACCGGGGCGCTGCTGGTGGCCACCGGCAACGCGGGCAACGGCGGCGCGGCGGGCGATCCGAACTCCCTGGCCGGGAAGCTCCTGCGGATCAGCACCTCCGGCAAGCCCGCCGACGGCAACCCCAACGCCGGCAGCACGGTGGTGGCCACCGGCCTGACCAGCCCCGGCGGCATCTGCAGCACCACCGACCACCGCACCACCTGGGTCACCGACCGCGCCGACAAGCAGGACGTGGTCTACAAGTTCGCCCTGGGCAAGCCCCTCGGCACCCCGGCCTGGACCTGGCCGGACCGCCCCGGCGTAGCGGGCTGCGCCGCCTACAGCGACCGCCTGTCAGTCGCGCTGACCACCGGCGCGGGCATGTTCAACCTGGCCGTGAGCAACACCGGCGCCTTCACCGGCCGCCCGGAAACCACCCTGAAGGGCACCTACGGCCAACTCGGCGGCGTGGACCTGGGCCCGGACGGCAACGCCTGGGTGGGCACGCTGAACAAGGCCGGCGGCAAGCCGGTGAGCAGCGACGACCGGGTGTTCGTGCTGCCGCCGCAGGGCGGCGGGACGGGCGGGAACGACTAGCCGGACCTGAACGAGCCGCGGCCCCCGGGAGAGGTTTTCCCGGGGGCCGCGGTGTTGCCGGGGTTGCCGCTCGCGGCGGCCGCGCGCGGTGAGGTGCTGCCGGGCGGCGGGCAGGGCCGAGTGCCGGGCCAGGAGACCTGGGTCGGGTGCCGGGCGCTGCGGCAGCGGGCAGCGGGCAGCGGGCAGCGGGCAGCGGGCAGCGGGCAGCGGGCAGCGGGCAGCGGGCAGCGGGCAGCGGTGAGTATGACGCGGCCCGTGCCGCCCGGGAAGTTGTCCGGGCGGCACGGGCCGCGGTGCCGGCGTTGTCGCTGGTGGCGTTACTGGCCGCAGCGTTCCAGGACCAGTTCGCGGACGCGTTTGGCGTCGGCTTGGCCCTTGGTGGCCTTCATGACCGCGCCGACCACGGCGCCGGCCGCGGCGACCTTGCCGGAGCGGATCTTCTCGGCGATGTCGGGCTGGGCGGCCAGGGCCTCGTCGACCGCGGCGAGCAGGGCCGAGTCGTCGGAGACCACGACCAGGCCGCGGGCCTCGACCACGGTGTCCGGCTCGCCCTCGCCTGCCAGCACGCCGTCGACGACCTGGCGGGCCAGCTTGTTGGTCAGCTTGCCCTCGGCGACCAGGGCGATCACCCTGGCCAGCTGGGCTGGGGTGATGGCCAGGTCAGCGAGGTCGACGCCCTGGGTGTTGGCCTGCTGGGACAGGTAGGCCACCCACCAGGAGCGGGCCTCGTCCGGGGCGGCTCCCGCTTCGACGGTGGCCGCGACCAGTTCGAGTGCGCCCGCGTTGACCAGGTCGCGCAGTTCCGGGTCGGAGAGCTTCCACTCGGCCTGGATCCGCTTGCGGCGCTGCCAGGGCAGCTCGGGCAGGGTCTGCGCGAGCTCGGCCACCCACTCGCGGGACGGGGCGATCGGCACCAGGTCGGGCTCCGGGAAGTACCGGTAGTCCTCGCTGGTCTCCTTGCGCCGTCCCGGCCGGGTGCTGCCGGTGGACTCGTCGAAGTGCCTGGTCTCCTGGACGACCTCGCCGCCGCTGGTCAGCACCGCGGCGTGCCTGCGCATCTCGAAGTGCACGGCCCGCTCGACGCTGCGCAGCGAGTTGACGTTCTTGGTCTCCGAGCGGGTGCCGAGCACGCTGCTGCCCTTGGGCATCAGCGAGACGTTCGCGTCGCAGCGCAGCGAGCCCTGGTCCATCCGCACGTCCGAGACGTCCAGCGCCTTGAGCAGGTCGCGCAGCGCGCTGACGTAGGCGCGGGCCACCTCGGGCGCGCGTTCGCCGGTGCCGTGGATCGTCTTGGTGACGATCTCGATCAGCGGCACGCCCGCCCGGTTGTAGTCCAGCAGGGAAAACTCGGCGCCGTGGATGCGCCCGGTCGCGCCGCCCACGTGCAGCGACTTGCCGGTGTCCTCCTCCATGTGCGCGCGCTCGATCTCCACCCGGAAGATCTCACCGTCGTCGAGCACCACGTCCAGGTAGCCGTTGAAGGCGATTGGCTCGTCGTACTGCGAGGTCTGGAAGTTCTTCGGCATGTCAGGGTAGAAGTAGTTCTTCCGCGCGAACCGGCACCACTCCGCGATCTCGCAGTTGAGCGCGAGACCGATCCGGATGGCCGACTCGACCGCCTTGCCGTTGACCACCGGCAGCGCGCCGGGCAGGCCGAGGCAGGTCGGGCAGACCTGGGTGTTCGGGTCGGCCCCGAACTGTGTCGGGCAGCCGCAGAACATCTTGGTGTTGGTGTGCAGCTCGACGTGCACCTCCAGCCCCAGCACCGGGTCGAAGCGCTCGACCACGTCGGAGTAGGGCAGCAGTTCTGCCGTGACGTCAGTCGTCATCGCCGTCGTCCTCCCAGTCGGACAGGATGTCCCGCTTGAGCAGCTCGGACTGGAGCACCATCGTGCCGAGCAGTTCCTCGTCGTTGATCCCGGCGGTGCGCCGGGTGCACCAGGTGGGCGTGCCACTGGCGTCCAGGCACTTCACCACCGCGAGTGCCTCGATCGGGGTCCAGCCGTCGGGCAGCGGGAACAGTTCGAGTCCCCGCAGCACCTGGCCGACCGATTGGCGGGTGTCCTCCCGCTCGCTGCGTTCGCTCACCGCACGCCCGCCGCGAGGTCCGGCACCCGGTGGATCTGCGCACCGCCCTCGGCGTCGTTGCGCGCGACCTCGTAGGCCGCGGCCACCCGGTACATCCGCTCGTCGGCCAGCGCGGGCGCCATGATCTGCAGCCCGACCGGCAGCCCGTCCTCGTCGGAGAGGCCGCTGGGCACGCTCATCGCCGCGTTGCCCGCCAGGTTGGCCGGGATGGTGCACAGGTCGGCCAGGTACATCGCCATCGGGTCGGCGGTGCGCTCGCCGAGCCGGAACGCCGTGGTCGGCGTGGTCGGCGAGATCAGCACGTCGACCTGCTCGAACGCGCTGGTGAAGTCGCGCGAGATGAGCGTGCGGACCTTCTGCGCCGAGCCGTAGTAGGCGTCGTAGTACCCGGCGGAGAGCGCGTAGGTGCCCAGGATCACCCGGCGCTTGACCTCGGGGCCGAAGCCGGCCTCGCGGGTGAGCGACATGACCTGCTCGGCGTCCAGCGCCGGGTCCTCGCCGCCGACCCGCAGGCCGTAGCGCATGGCGTCGAAGCGGGCCAGGTTGGAGGAGCACTCGCTCGGCGCGATCAGGTAGTAGGCCGGCAGCGCGTAGGTGAAGTTCGGGCAGGAGACCTCCACGACCTCCGCGCCCAGCTTCTCCAGGGCGGCCACCGCGGCCTCGAAGGAGCGCAGCACGCCGGGCTGGTAGCCGTCGCCGCTGAACTCGCTGACCACGCCGATGCGCAGGCCGCTGAGGTCGCCCGTCGCGCCCTGGCGGGCGGCCGCGACCACCGGCGGGACCGGCACGTTCAGCGAGGTGGAGTCGAGCGGGTCGTGCCCGGCGATGACCTCGTGCAGCAGCGCCGCGTCCAGCACGGTGCGGGCGCAGGGCCCGGCCTGGTCCAGCGAGGAGGAGAAGGCGACCAGGCCGTAGCGGGACACGCCGCCGTAGGTGGGCTTGACGCCGACGGTGCCGGTGACCGCGCCGGGCTGGCGGATCGAGCCGCCGGTGTCGGTGCCGATGGCCAGCGGAGCCTCGAAGGCGGCCAGCGCGGCCGAGGAGCCGCCGCCGGAGCCGCCGGGGATGCGGTCGAGGTCCCATGGGTTGTGCGTGGGGCCGTAGGCGGAGTTCTCGGTGGAGGAGCCCATCGCGAACTCGTCCATGTTGGTCTTGCCGAGGATGACCACGCCCGCCTCGCGCAGCCGCCGGGTGACGGTGGCGTCGTAGGGCGGGATCCAGCCCTCCAGCATCTTGGAGCCGCAGGTGGTGGGCACGCCCTTGATGGTGAGCACGTCCTTGAGCGCCAGCGGCACCCCGGCCAGCGGCGAGGCGGGGGTCTCACCGGCGGCGATGGACTTGTCCACGGCCTCGGCGGCGGCCAGCGCGCCCTCGGTGTCCACGTGCAGGAAGGCGTGCACGGCACCGTCGACCGCGGCCACGCGGTCCAGGTGCGCCTGGGCGACCTCCACCGCGGAGACCTCACGCGAGTGGATCTTGCCGGCCAGTTCGGCCGCGGTGAGCCTGGTCAGGTCGGTCATGTCAGGCCTCCCCGAGGATGCGCGGCACGCGGAACCGGCCGTCCTCGGCCGCGGGCGCCGCGGCGAGCGCGTCCTCCCTGGGCAGCGAGGGGGTGATCTCGTCGGCGCGGAAGACGTTGGTCAGCGGCACGGAGTGCGAGGTCGGCGGGACGTCCTCGGCGGCTACCTCGCCGACCTTGGCCACCGCCTGGATGATGCCGTCCAACTGGCCGGCGAACAGGTCCAGTTCGGCATCGGTGACGGCGAGCCTGGCCAGCCTGGCCAGGTGCGCTACCTCGTCGCGCGAGATGGTGGGCACTGGTGGACTCCCTGAAAGTTGCTGCCCGGATGCGGGGCTTCGTTGCGGGCTGAGTCTATGGCGCGGGCCGTCACGGCCCCGAACGGGTTGTTGGTCTGGTCGTCACGCTGTGGATAACTGGACGGGTTCTCTCGACATGTGGACGGCGGAGTCGGTGTTGTCGGCCGGGTCTGCGACAATCGGCGGCCGTGTCCTTCCTGATCCGCGTGCAGCTTCCCGACCGTCCCGGCACCCTGGGGGCGGTCGCGTCGGCGCTCGGTGAGATCGGGGCCGACATCCTGAGCGTGGACGTGGTCGAACGCGGGGTCGGCGTGGCCATCGACGACCTGGTGGTGGAGCTGCCCTCGGGCCGGCTGCCGGACGTGCTGATCACCGCGGCCGAGTCGGTCGAGGGCGTCGAGGTGGACGCGGTCCGGCCCTACGCCGGCATCCTCAACACCCACCGCGAGCTGGAGCTGGTGGAGGAGATCGCCGCCGAGCCGCGCAAGGGTCTTGAGGTCTTCACCGAGGGCGTGCCGCGGATCATCCGGGCCGGCTGGGCCGTGGTGGTCGGCAACAACGGCGACGGCCCGTACCGGCTGGCCGCCAGCAGCGCGGCCCCGGAGACCAAGGCGATCGACCTGCCCTGGCTGCCGCTGGCCAAGGCGACCATCCTGGACGGCGAGGAGCCGTGGGTGCCCGAGACCTGGCAGGAGCTGGGCACCGAGCTGGCGGCCACCCCGCTGGGCAACCCGGACCGGGTGCTGCTGGTGGGGCGGCCGGGCGGGCCGATGTTCCGGGCGGCCGAGGTGGCGCGGCTGGCGCACCTGGCCGGGATCGTCGCGGTGGTCCTGCCCGACTAGCGCGGCGAGCGAGGTTCCGCGTCTGCCGGATTGCAGACGCGGCGGACCGGTCCTCAGCGCGAGCCTGGGCCGGTGACCAAGACCCTTCGCCTGCTCGCGGTCGCGGCCGGCGCGGCCGTGGCCGTCCTGCACGCCCCGCCCGCGACCGCCGCACCCGCGCTGACCTGGCGGGACTGCGGCTCCGGCCTCCAGTGCGCCGAGCTGTCCGTGCCCACCGACCACGCCAACCCGCGCGGGTCCCGCTTCGACCTCGCGCTGGCCCGCTACCCCGCCAGGGACCCGGCCACCCGCCTCGGCTCCATCGTGGTCAACCCCGGCGGGCCGGGGGCCTACCTGCACCTGTTGCCGCAGCTGGGCGGGCAGTTCGCGGACCTGACGCAGTGGTTCGACGTGGTGCTGTTCGACCCGCGCGGGATGGGGCGCAGCGCCGGGATCACCTGCCCGACCGGCGCGCCGATCCCGCTGGAGTGGACCTTCCCGGACGAGGCCGCCTACCGCGCGCACGTGGCGCGCAGCCGGGAGTTCGGCGCGGGCTGCGCCACGGCCGCAGGGCCGCTGGCCGGGAAGCTGGACAGCTGGCAGGTGGCGCACGACCTGGACGCGATCAGGGCCGCGCTCGGCGAGTCCAAGCTGCGATACCTGGGCAACTCCTACGGCACCGTGTTCGGCCAGGCCTACCTGTCCCTGTTCCCGCACCGGTCCGGGCGGTTCTTCCTGGACAGCGTGTACGACCACACCAACCGCTCGCAGCGGGACTGGGCGGCCTCCCGGGCCGAGGTGGCCGAGCGGAACCTGCACCGCTTCGGCGACTGGTGCGCGCGCACGCCGGACTGCGCGCTGCACGGGCGCGACCTGGTCAAGGTGTGGACGGACCTGGTGGCGCGGGCCGAGAGGCAGCCGATCCCGGCGCCGGATGCGAAGTTCGGCGGGCCGGGCACGGCCTCGCGGATCGTCTCCAGCACGCACTCGGACTTCGAGCGGGACTGGCCGCGACTGGCCCAGGCGATCGCCGAGGCGGACGCCGGTGATGCCAGCAAGCTGGTCGGCGTACCCGCGATCCCGGTGGAGACCGACGTGAACCGGCAGATCAACTGCGCCGACTTCCCCTACGCCACCGACTACCGCGAGGTGAGCCGGATCGTGGCCGGGATCAGGGCCACCGTGGCTCCGCTGCTGGGCTGGCGGCACACCTGGGTCAACGTGCTCAAGTGCGCCGGGCTGCCCGAGGTCACACCCTTTGCCCCGCAACCGATCCCGCCCGCGCACCGGCCGCCGTCGCTGCTCGCCGACGGCATCCACGACTCGGTGACCACGGTGGACTACGGGCGGCGGGTGACCGCGCAACTGCCCGGTTCCCGGCACATCGCGGTGGTGGGCGGGCACGCCAACTACCTCTACGCGGGCAACCGCTGCCTGCGCGGGCACGTGCACCGCTACCTCACCACCGGCGCGCTGCCGCCGGCTGGCCTGACCTGTCCGGCGAACACCTGAAGACTGGCCGCATGAACGACGCCACGCTGGCCGGCATCGCCTTCCTCGCCCTGCTGGGCGGGGTGCTGCTGGAACGCGGCGAGCTGTCCTGGCCGCCGGTGCTGCTCAGCCTGGCGCTGAGCCTGCCGCTGACGCTGCGCCGCCGGTACCCCGTCGCGGTGGCGGTGGCCTGCGCGGCGGTGGCCTTCGTCGGCACCGGGTTGCCCGGCTGGTCGGGGCGCACGGTGGCCGCGGCCGCGTTCTGCTCGGCGGTCTACCACCGCGGCGAGAAGTTCGGGCCGGTGGTGGCGCTGTCGGTGGGCTGGACGGTGCTCTACGGGCTCAGCGCGCCGGCGCCGCCCAGCACACCGGTGCTCACCGAGGCGGTGCTGCTGGGCCTGGCGCCGGTCGCGGCCGGGGTGGCGCTGCGGCTGCACCGGGAGCGGGTGCGCTCGGCGGTCGCGCTGCGGCAGGCGGAGCTGGCCAGGGTGGTGGCGGACGAGCGGCTGCGCATCGCCAGGGACGTGCACGACGCGGTCGGCCACCACCTGACCGCGATCCGGTTGCAGGCCATGGCGGCCCGGCGGGTGCCCGAGGCGGCGCCCGCCGCGCTGGCGCTGATCACCGACCTGTCCGCCACCGCGCTGACCGAGACCAGGGGCCTGCTGGCCGAGCTGCGCGAGGATCCAGGGCTGGACCAGGTGACCGAGCTGGCCGCCCGGCTGGCCAGGAGCGGACCGCGGATCACCGTGCGGGGCTTGGAGATCGGGGTGCCGGAGCTGGTGGGGCGGCACGCCTACCGGATCGTGCAGGAGGCGCTGACCAACGTGCTGCGGCACTCCGCGGCCACGGAGGTCGAGGTGGAGCTGCGCCGGACGGGGACGGAGCTGGTGATCACGGTGTGCGACAACGGCCGGAGCGTTGGTGAGCCCCGGCCCGGCCACGGTCTGCGCGGGCTGGCCGAGCGGGCCGCGCTGCTCGGCGGCACCTGCACCGCCGGGCCGGCCGGTGACGGCTGGCTGGTGCGGGCCGTGCTGCCCTGGGAGCCGCGATGATCCGGGTGCTGCTGGCCGACGACCAGCAGCCGGTGCGCGCGGCACTGCGCCTGTTGCTGGACGCCGAGCCCGACATCGAGGTGGTCGGCGAGGCGGCCAACGGCGCGGAGGCGGTGCACCTGACCCGCTGGCGGCGGCCGGACGTGGTGCTGATGGACATCCGGATGCCGCACCAGGACGGCCTGGCCGCGATCGAGGAACTGGCCGGGACCCCGGCGCGCATCCTGGTGCTGACCACCTTCGACCTGGACGACTACCTCTACCGCGCGCTGCGTGCCGGTGCGGCCGGGTTTCTGTTGAAGGACAACGATCCCGAGCTGCTGACCACGGCGATCCGGGCGGTGCACGGCGGGCACGGGCTGATCGATCCCAAGGTCACCAGCGGGCTGATCCGGCGCTTCGCCGAGCTGGCCCCCGCGCCGCCGGGCCCGGAGCTGGCCGCGCTGACCGACCGGGAGCGGGAGGTGCTGCGGGCGCTGGCCCGCGGGCTCAGCAACGCCGAGATCGCGGCCGAGCTGGCGGTGGGCGAGGGCACGGTGAAGACCCACGTGGCCAGGGTGCTGGCCAAGCTCGGGCTGCGCACCAGGGTGCACGCGGTGATCTACGCGCACGAGCACGACCTGGGCTAGAACTCTGCCGCGTGGTCAGCCACCCACTGCCGGAAGCTGCGCGCGGGCGAACCGGTCACGGTCGCCACGGTGTCGGTGATCTCGGGGCTGGGCTGGCTCGACATCGCGGCGTAGGCGTCCAGCAAAACGTCCACAAAGGACAGTGGCAGGCCGTCGGCGAGCAGCTGCCGCCGGGCGGTCACCCGGTCCAGCTCGACCCAGCGCAGCGGGCGGCCGAGCACCTCGCCGATGATCCGCACCTGCTCGGCCTGGCTGAGCACCTCGGGACCGGTCAGCCGGTACACCTGGCCGTGGTGGCCCTCGCCGGTGAGCGCGCGCACCGCCACCGCCGCGATGTCCGCCTCGTGCAGCATGGCCAGGCCCAGCCCGCCGTACGCGCCACGCACCTGCTCCCCCGCCCTGATCTGCCCGGTCCACCACCGGGCGTTGACCGCGAACGTGCTGGCCCGGATGACCGTCCACTCCAGACCCGACCGCCGGATCAGCTCCTCCTGCGCGTCCATGCTGAGGTCGCCGACCGCGCCGGAGCAGAGGAAGACCACCCGGCGCGCGTGCCGGGCGATCTCCGCGAGCACCCCGGGCAGCGCTTCGCCGCTGTGCAGCGGCCAGATCAGGAACACCGCGTCCACCTCGCGCAGACTGCCGGTCAGGCTCTCCGGGCGGGCCAGATCCGCGCGATCTCGGGGCAGGGCAACGGCTTCCGCGCGAAGCTGGGTCATGACCTGGCGGCCGACGTTGCCGGTCGCCCCGGTCACCAGAACTCGTGTCGTCATGGCTGCACGGTCCGGCCCGGATGCGGATTCCCGCCCGTGAACTACGGTGATCCGGTGGAATCCGTCATTCTGGACGAGTTGGAGCGGGAAATCGTCACGACCCTCCAGCAGGACGGCCGCGCCCCGTTCAGCCGGATCGCCGGGGCGCTGGGCGTCTCGGAGAACACGGTGGCCCGCCGGTACCAGCGGCTGCGCTCGGCCGGGCTGCTGCGGGTGGTGGGCTCGGTGTACGGCCCGCTGGCCGGCTACACCTCGTGGACCCTGCGCATCCGCTGCACCCCGGACGCGGCGACCCCGATCGCCACCGCGCTGGCCCGTCGCCCGGACACCTTCTGGGTGCACCTGCTCTCCGGCGGCACCGAGATCTCCTGCCACGTCCAGGCGCGAACCGAGGCCGACCGGGACACCCTGCTGATGGACAAGCTGCCGCGCACCGCCAGGGTGCTGGACCTCAGCGCGCACGCCCTGCTCGGCGAGGCGGGACCCGTTGTGCCACTGGACGACGGCGACCACGCGCTGCTGGCGGCACTGGCCAGGGACGGCCGGACGAGGCACACCGAACTGGCGGCGGCCACGGGCTGGTCGGAGTCCACGGTGAAGCGGCGGATCGACGCGCTGCGGGAGAGCGGGGTGCTGGTGTTCGAGGTGGATGTGCCGCCCGCGGCGCTCGGGCTGCGTGCCGAGGCGCGGTTGTGGCTGACCGTGCGGCCCTCGGCGCTGCGCCGGGTCGCGGCGACGGTCGGCGGGCACCCGGAGGTGAGCTTCGCCGGGGTGACCACCGGGCGGACCAACCTGACCGCGATGGTGGCCTGCCGCGACGCCGGGGAGTTGTACCGGTACCTGACCGAGCGGGTGGGCGGGCTGGCCGGGGTGCACTCGATGGAGACCGCGCCGGTGGTGCGGACGGTGAAGCGGTCCGGGGCGCTGCTGCCGCGCTGAGGGGTCAGGTGGCCTGGGCGGAGTTCACAGCGCGTGCACGAGGACGGCACCGGTTCGGAGCGCGACCGCCGCGATGAGGCAGTCCATCATCGAACGAACGGTGTGGCCGGTTTTCCGCACCGCGCGGTACAACTCGGAGCCGGTGTGGAAGTCCACCGCCGGGTCAACGCCGAGCAGCGTGAGACTACTGAGCGCCTGGTCCAGCCGAATCAGCCGGAACCCGTCCAAACCCGACCGCACCTCCAAGATGACAGGTTCCGTGGTGGCCAAGGAACCAGGGTCACGCATCAGCTGCCGATCAGGCGCTGTTCCACGCGCACTCCGGGTTGTCGGCCCTCATCTGTTCCAGGTCACCCTCCCAGCCGATGCCTTCAAGAGACAGCAACTCTTCCGTGGTGATCTTGGGACCGACTAGCCTGCGCAAGGCGAAATCTACGGCGTCTTTCTTGGTCCTCAGGCCATATCGCCGCATGGCCTCGTCGACCAGCTCCTCATCGATGTCGATGGTTGTGCGCGCCATACACCAACTATGCACCTTGGAGGGTCTGGGCGGCGCGGACCAGGGCGGCGTTGTCCGGGGCCGGGGTGCCGTCGGGCAGCACCAGGGTGTCCTCCAGGCCGATCCGGCGGTGCAGGCCGAGGCGGACGGCTTCGGCGAGCACCGGCCAGGCGCCGCCCTCCTCGCCGTGCAGCAGGATCGGCAGGTCGGGTGGCAGGAAGTCCAGCGCGGCGAGCAGGTCGGTGGCGGCGGCCTGGGCGCGGTCGGGGTTGGTCTCCTGGACCTCGGCCAGCACCCGGACGGTGCCCGCCGGCACGCCCTCGACGCGCAGCAGGGCCGCGGCCTTGGTGGTGAACACGCCGAGCTCGATGCCGACGCCCGCGCGGTGCAGGGCGGCGCAGACCGGCAGCCAGCCGGGCTCGTGCACGTTCACCGAGGCCACGTCCGGGCGGCCGGCGGCCAGGCCGGACCAGCCTTCGACCAGCTCGGTGCGGCGCACCGGGTCCGGGGTGATCCAGGCGCCGGTGCTGACGCCGATCTCCACGCCAGGGGCGGCCGCGCGCACGGTGGCGACCACGGTGGCCAGCTCGGGACCGGCCAGGGTCTCCAGGCCGACCGCGTCCCTGGGGTGCAGGTGCACCGAGGTGACGCCCAGCTCGGCGACCTCGGCGACCGCGGTGGCCAGCTGCCAGGGGGTGATCGGCACGGCGGGGTGGGCCTCAGCGGGGCGGCTGCCGTTGGGGCAGCACTGAAGCAGGGGAAGCATGCGGCGCTCCTAGATCATTTCCCGGACGAAACCGTGCAGCAAGACTCCCGGGACCGGGGAGAAGTCGCGCGACGGCAACCGGGTGAACCCGTGCCGCCGGTACAGCCGGTGTGCCGCGGCCATGGTGGACGTGCTGCACATGACCACCCGGCTGACGCCCAGGTCAGCGGCCCGGTCCAGGACCGCGCGGAGCAGCTGTTCGCCGATGCCCTTGCCGTGCTGGGCCGGGTCGACGGCGAGCATCCGGAACTCCAGTTCACCCGGTTCGGACACCTCGGCGAACTCGGTGCCGGGCCGCACCACGGTCACCGTGCCCAGCAGCCGGCCCTCGTCATCGGCGGC from Crossiella sp. CA-258035 harbors:
- a CDS encoding 3-keto-5-aminohexanoate cleavage protein, with product MLPLLQCCPNGSRPAEAHPAVPITPWQLATAVAEVAELGVTSVHLHPRDAVGLETLAGPELATVVATVRAAAPGVEIGVSTGAWITPDPVRRTELVEGWSGLAAGRPDVASVNVHEPGWLPVCAALHRAGVGIELGVFTTKAAALLRVEGVPAGTVRVLAEVQETNPDRAQAAATDLLAALDFLPPDLPILLHGEEGGAWPVLAEAVRLGLHRRIGLEDTLVLPDGTPAPDNAALVRAAQTLQGA
- a CDS encoding GNAT family N-acetyltransferase, whose amino-acid sequence is MATEIRVRRAEPAELDAVGELTVAAYQAGGFIPEGSDYGTTLRDAAARARAAELLVAADDEGRLLGTVTVVRPGTEFAEVSEPGELEFRMLAVDPAQHGKGIGEQLLRAVLDRAADLGVSRVVMCSTSTMAAAHRLYRRHGFTRLPSRDFSPVPGVLLHGFVREMI